In the Elizabethkingia bruuniana genome, AGGGACTATTATTTCTGCAGCAGTTTTTGAAAAGGCCAGAAAGCCAGCTTATCAGCTGGAAATAGATTTTGGAGATTTGGGAATAAAAAAGTCTTCTGCCCAGATCACTGATCTTTATAATACGGATATATTAGTAGGACAACAGATTATTGCTGTTGTAAACTTTCCGAAAAAACAAATAGCCAATTTTTTCAGTGAATGCCTTGTACTGGGCATTGTAGGCTCCAATCAGGTTATTACATTATTACAGCCAGAGCAAAAAGCTACTAATGGATTACCTATAGCGTAAAAGTTATCATACATCAATGAACACGCTATCAGTTCCGTTGTATTTTTGCTTTATCAAATGAGACAAATACAATGGAACTTAATCATTTAAAATCATTCACCAATGGACTTCCCAATACCGAAAAAATGCCGGTCCTATTTCTGGGACACGGCAGTCCTATGAATGCCATTGAAGAAAATGATTTTGTTAATGGTTGGCGAAAAATTGGTCAGTCAATTCCAAAACCAGCCGCTGTTATATGTATTTCTGCTCACTGGGAAACATCCGGTACCAAGGTAACAGCTGTTCCTCATCCAAAGACTATACACGATTTTTATGGCTTTCCACCCGAACTTTTCGCAGTACAATATCCTGCTCCCGGAAGTCCGGAACTTGCCACAGAATTATCGGAAGTAATAGATATTACACCTGTGGAGCTAGACAAAATGTGGGGACTAGATCACGGTGCATGGAGTGTTATAAAATTCCTTTATCCGGATGCTGATATTCCGGTTATTGAATTCAGTATAGACGTTCATAAATCACCCAAAGAACATTATGAACTGGCAAAGGAATTACAATATCTACGGCATAAAGGAGTATTAATTGTAGGTAGTGGTAATATTGTTCACAATCTTCGTATGATGAACTGGCGTCAGCCGGAAACTGGCTACGATTGGGCTATAGAAGCCAATGACACTTTCAAAAATTATTTATTGCAGGACAAACAGGAAGAATTATTGAAATTTCAAGGTATCAGCTCTGCAAATCAACTTTCTGTTCCTACCCCTGAACATTATATTCCTTCTCTCTATGCTTATGCATTAAGAGATAATAATGATAGTATAAAATTATTTAACGATCAGTTAATTTATGGTTCGATAGGAATGCTTTCCTTTCAGATAGGATAAAACAAACTTTAACAAAATATTTAATCATTAAAATTTAAGAAATTATGGCAACTAAATGGAACTTAGACCCTTCACATTCTGAAGTACAATTTAAAGTAAAACACATGGTAATCTCTACTGTGAGTGGCGAATTACAGATTTTCGATGCAGCTATTGAAGCTGAAAATGATGATTTTAGCCATGCAAAGATTAATTTCTCTGCAGATGTAAACTCTATCAATACAAAAAACAAAGACAGAGACAATCACCTAAAAAGCGATGATTTCTTTTCTGCTAATCAATATCCGGAAATTAAATTTACGAGTACTTCTGGTATAGAAAACGGTAAAATCGCCGGAGATTTAGAAATTAAGGGTATCAGCAAGCCAGTTGTATTAGATGCTGACTTTGGCGGTGTAATCAACGATCCTTTCGGATTTGTAAGAGCAGGTTTCGAAATTTCAGGAAAAATCAACAGAAAAGATTTTGGACTTTCTTGGAGCCAGACTACTGAAGCTGGTGGCTTAGTTGTTTCTGACGAAGTTAAGCTTATCGCTAATGTAGAATTTACAAAAGCTCAATAAGAAAATATTCTGAACAAAATAAAAGCTTCTCATTTTGGTGAGAAGCTTTTTTATTAAGTTTAACGTTTTGTGAAGCTTAGATTACCTTCTATTTAGCAGCGCTCTGAGCAGCATCTGTCCACTCTTTGCTAGCTTTCATCAGATAATCACTAAATTGTTTTTGCTCCTCCGGCTTTAATTTTGAAGCCCAAGCAGCAGCACCCTGGCTCCATGTCTGGAACTTGGTTGCTAATTCTGTTAGTTTAGCTTGATCTTTATTTGCGATAGCTGTTTTATAATCAGTAAGTAATTGCTGATATTCTGCTAATCCTTTGTTCACGTCTTCATTAGAAAATTTCGGAACTTCTGCCTTAACTTCTGTAGTTGTAGTTGAAGTTGTAGTACCAGATTCCGTTTTGGTAGTTAGTGAATCTGTTGATGTTGTAGTTTTTGTTTCTGTTTTTTTGTTACATGAAACTACAAGAGCGAAAACAGCCAAAGGCAAAATGATTCTCTTCATATATTTTGTATTTGTTGGTTAACTATATCAAATGTAGCACTTTTTATATTCGATAAAGATGTTTTTTTTCTTTATTCGATGGAAACTTTCTATGGAAATTTTTATTTACATTATATTTTTCCATAATACGTGACATAAAATCATCTAAAACAACCTTCAGCAGGTTATTCTTCGATGAACCACAAAAGATGATTATCTTTGTCCGGAAATTATAAACATGGTAAAGAAAATAATAGTATTATATATATCCATCTGTATAGGTAGCTTTATTCTGGCCGGGATACTACTTTATGCCAATATTGGAAATGAAAAAGAGCTTTATGGTAATCTGTTTGATCAGTATCAGAGTGCTATTTATAAGGGGATTGCTATTATGTGTATCTCTATTATTCCCATATTTCTGAATACATATCAATGGATAAGACAAAAGCCCTTACTAAGATTTGTTTCTTTTTTCCTTTGGCCTGTAATTATTTACATTTTCGAAACTGCCAGGAGTACTCCACAACAGTTAAAAAATACATCTATTACCTTTTTTAGTGTATTTGCATGCCTGCTATTAGGCTACATCTATTTCCAGAGAATGATAAAAAAAGAACAAAATTCTGTAAAATAAACCCATGAAAAGAGTATTACTTAGCCTGTATTTCTGTTCACAGATATTTTCAAACGCCCAGTCATTTGATCTTATTCCATTAGGTGTACATGGTGGTGGTGAAGAAAATAATTTAAGTTCTTACCTCATTGGTGAAACCGGGAAAAATTCATTTTTGTGCATGGATGCCGGAACGGTAAGAGCAGGTATAGATAAGGCTATAGAGAAAGGTGTATTTTCTGTAAGTAATGAGATTGTACTTAAAGATTACATTAAGGGATATTTTATTTCCCATGGACATCTGGATCATTTATCCGGTATGGTCATTAATTCTCCGGATGACAGTAAGAAAAATATCTATTCTATCCCTGAAACTGCCGAAATACTAAAAAACAGGTATTTTACAAATGATGCCTGGATCAATTTCGCAAATGAAGGTGATAAGCCTACTCTGGGCAAGTATACTTATAGAAAAATGGACACAAATGCTCCATTTTCTATTGACGGGACTAATTTAACCGGCCGTATTTTTCCGCTAAGCCATGTAAATCCTTATAAGAGTTCCGCGATTCTTGTTTCTGGTTCACAACAAGAAAGTATTCTTTATTTGGGAGATACAGGAGCTGACAGAGTGGAAAAAAGCAATGCATTACAA is a window encoding:
- a CDS encoding MBL fold metallo-hydrolase, producing MKRVLLSLYFCSQIFSNAQSFDLIPLGVHGGGEENNLSSYLIGETGKNSFLCMDAGTVRAGIDKAIEKGVFSVSNEIVLKDYIKGYFISHGHLDHLSGMVINSPDDSKKNIYSIPETAEILKNRYFTNDAWINFANEGDKPTLGKYTYRKMDTNAPFSIDGTNLTGRIFPLSHVNPYKSSAILVSGSQQESILYLGDTGADRVEKSNALQNLWQNVAPLVKSKKLKAILIEVSFENERAENALFGHLTPKLLNEELSVLAKTAQQKDLKDLKIIITHLKPGGNRIEIIKKELTENNPLKVQLIFPEQGQKIQL
- a CDS encoding YceI family protein, which codes for MATKWNLDPSHSEVQFKVKHMVISTVSGELQIFDAAIEAENDDFSHAKINFSADVNSINTKNKDRDNHLKSDDFFSANQYPEIKFTSTSGIENGKIAGDLEIKGISKPVVLDADFGGVINDPFGFVRAGFEISGKINRKDFGLSWSQTTEAGGLVVSDEVKLIANVEFTKAQ
- the ygiD gene encoding 4,5-DOPA dioxygenase extradiol encodes the protein MELNHLKSFTNGLPNTEKMPVLFLGHGSPMNAIEENDFVNGWRKIGQSIPKPAAVICISAHWETSGTKVTAVPHPKTIHDFYGFPPELFAVQYPAPGSPELATELSEVIDITPVELDKMWGLDHGAWSVIKFLYPDADIPVIEFSIDVHKSPKEHYELAKELQYLRHKGVLIVGSGNIVHNLRMMNWRQPETGYDWAIEANDTFKNYLLQDKQEELLKFQGISSANQLSVPTPEHYIPSLYAYALRDNNDSIKLFNDQLIYGSIGMLSFQIG
- a CDS encoding tRNA-binding protein codes for the protein MDIKPEITWSDFEKIDMRVGTIISAAVFEKARKPAYQLEIDFGDLGIKKSSAQITDLYNTDILVGQQIIAVVNFPKKQIANFFSECLVLGIVGSNQVITLLQPEQKATNGLPIA